In a genomic window of Methanosarcina horonobensis HB-1 = JCM 15518:
- the mtaB gene encoding methanol--corrinoid protein co-methyltransferase MtaB, with protein MAAKRYTSMAYASADEMTFGVSKHPVKAGLGLEIGAGYTIPEVNYAPRPEAGASKEKLVKEYERITTDIMARMVQVGFPAVILETEHVQQMSNNPSWGAEVAHAQKTIMEEYHDEYGIKCALRHTIGDIRENRDFLQLRGDKYSVFLEAFEQCAKSGADLLSVESMGGKEVFDHAVLRNDIPGMLYAIGCLGSMDMEMIWSDIAAIAQKTGTVAAGDTDCAQANTAMFIAGGLLDKNLAHTLAILARAISAPRSLVAYECGAMGPGKDCGYENIIIKAITGKPMTQEGKTSTCAHSDVMGNLIMQCCDCWSNESVEYHGEFGGTTVQCWSESLAYDCALMNTALETKNEKVLRDLLMLSDRYRDPQSYVLAYDNAYKVGQAIVKDGDNIYLRAKNAAVACCDIVSEGAAGKLELSRFESKALADAKASLDSLTDDMDKFMDDCLTKYKSEVKVFLPENYGF; from the coding sequence ATGGCAGCAAAAAGATACACTTCAATGGCATACGCAAGCGCAGACGAAATGACCTTCGGCGTATCCAAGCACCCCGTAAAGGCAGGCCTTGGCCTTGAGATCGGTGCAGGCTACACAATTCCTGAAGTTAACTACGCCCCCAGACCTGAAGCCGGTGCATCCAAGGAAAAACTCGTAAAGGAATACGAGAGGATCACCACCGACATTATGGCCAGAATGGTCCAGGTCGGTTTCCCGGCAGTAATCCTCGAAACAGAACACGTTCAGCAGATGTCCAACAACCCCTCCTGGGGAGCAGAAGTCGCACACGCCCAGAAGACCATCATGGAAGAATACCACGATGAATACGGCATAAAGTGCGCCCTCCGCCACACAATCGGTGACATCCGTGAGAACAGGGACTTCCTCCAGCTCAGAGGCGACAAGTACTCCGTCTTCCTCGAGGCTTTTGAACAGTGCGCAAAGTCCGGTGCTGACCTCCTGTCCGTTGAATCAATGGGTGGTAAGGAAGTATTCGACCACGCAGTTCTCAGGAACGACATCCCTGGTATGCTCTACGCAATTGGCTGCCTCGGTTCCATGGACATGGAAATGATCTGGTCTGACATTGCAGCAATTGCACAGAAGACCGGCACTGTTGCAGCCGGTGACACCGACTGTGCCCAGGCAAACACCGCAATGTTCATTGCAGGCGGTCTCCTTGACAAGAACCTTGCCCACACCCTCGCAATCCTCGCAAGAGCAATCTCTGCCCCCAGGTCTCTCGTTGCATACGAATGCGGCGCAATGGGCCCCGGAAAGGACTGCGGATACGAGAACATCATCATCAAAGCCATCACAGGTAAGCCGATGACCCAGGAAGGTAAGACTTCCACCTGCGCCCACTCTGACGTAATGGGTAACCTCATTATGCAGTGCTGTGACTGCTGGTCCAATGAGTCTGTCGAATACCACGGTGAATTCGGTGGTACCACCGTTCAGTGTTGGTCCGAGTCCCTTGCATACGACTGCGCTCTCATGAACACCGCTCTTGAAACCAAGAACGAAAAAGTTCTCAGGGACCTCCTTATGCTCTCCGACAGGTACAGAGACCCCCAGTCCTACGTGCTTGCATACGACAACGCATACAAGGTCGGCCAGGCAATTGTTAAGGACGGAGACAACATCTACCTCAGAGCAAAGAACGCAGCAGTTGCATGCTGTGACATCGTCAGCGAAGGTGCTGCAGGCAAGCTCGAGCTCTCCAGGTTCGAATCCAAAGCCCTCGCAGACGCAAAGGCATCCCTGGACTCCCTCACAGACGACATGGACAAGTTCATGGACGACTGCCTTACAAAGTACAAGAGCGAAGTTAAAGTCTTCCTTCCAGAGAACTACGGCTTCTAA